Genomic DNA from Papaver somniferum cultivar HN1 unplaced genomic scaffold, ASM357369v1 unplaced-scaffold_29, whole genome shotgun sequence:
tactttcaagaaaatcaactagactcaatcttaataaaatatatcaaagagttatatctctctttctcgattcaattcttactcaaacaaatagaaatctgcgagtctaattgaatacaagagaaatcacttgaacggtaccaaagaccaatgttcaaggatcaatcaatttcaatcaacaaccaaaggtaggattttccaattgattgattcaaacgcacaacctgtgatatttcaattatataacaaaatgtaatgcggaaaataaataacacagacacccaaaattttgttaacgaggaaaccgcaaatgcagagaaaccccgggacctagtccagattgaacacacactgtattaagccgctacagacactagtctactataaaataacttcgatctggactgtagttgaaccccaatcaatctcacaatgatccaaggtgCAGTTGCGCTCcatacgtatctgatcccagcaggatactacgcacttgattcccttagttgatctcacccacaactaagagttgctacgacccaaagtcgaagactttaatacacaaatctgtatcacacagaaaagtctaaggtaatagataaatatgtatcccacagaaatacctacgagttttgttccgtcttttgatagatcaaggtgaacaggaaccaattgataaaccagacttatatttccgaagaacagctcaatattatcaatcacctcacaataatcttaatcgacgcggtgaaagaatATATTATGGAATCAAatatgatgagacgaagatatttgtgattacttttatatcttgcctattagagatatcaatatcaagccaatcgttacgattgtactcgatacgatagaaacagcaagatcagatcacacaactacaagaaagtagtatcggtctggcttcacaatcccaatgaagtcttcaagtcgttaacctacatggtcttggtagaaacctaaggttaaagtagaatcgactctatctaatacaactagtatcacagaggaggtgtgtggattaggtttcctagttgctagaattctttctcccttatataatctttcaaatcaggttttgcaatcaatattagcttagtaacaaagcattcaatatttcccgttagatgaaaacctaattagattcaagctaatatctttcaaccgttatatcgaaaacttagcttgttacacataaatgaaatgcacgttttaggtttgtgtaaccggaCCCatacatgtacattcgttggttcaacagtaattaaccaaatggttagccatatgagcactttcatatcaaccatattcttctttaccataactagttcaaaggactcaaatgaactagttagagagtttttcaatttcttaaatcttatagaagtatacaagacacagaagcaaaaacaatttgattcactcgaatcgattcatgaactttacagctacggtttgcaaacttgcattccttagttaatataagtataagttcacgaataatcgtttttagaaaataaccaacctaagtacgcggacttaagtacccggaataattttgtaaacagttcacaaactctagcagattttctcgggacgagaacctccgacatttcgcggactctgttccggttttcttgagcatcaaagtacgcatactttggttcaaggaataaggacttatacatatatgtgttgccacaaaatgcttatatacaacaatggttatatattctaaaatctcattttaatcattgaaacattcttataggacgttatatagttgttattcacaaactatttttcgtcaatgccattttcaagtaattgaaatatAATATGACTCTCGTCActgggtaaagatgaacttggccaaagcgaaagcttaccaacacatatttcgagaaatagataagcgagataaactcggctcaaaatagtaaatgtgtataatcaaagtctatatagtaaaacgacttttgtctcaagatagcagatagagtagatagacttttgagtgatagataagttgaagtctccacataccttttagtcgatgaagtaccaccagttccttgagtagttcttcgtcttgtatgatgatcgccatggagttcttgatctcaactacactttctattcctgtccgagacttagctatagtacactagaaatcaggacttatagttttgatcactaacattgacaaacatgcttgagatagcaatgcatgcgagttcgaccgggcagtgctctaacaatctccctctttgtcaattttagtgataaaactatcaatacatatggaatacaaaagtagataaataaacttttgtagctcctcttccacatgcctgatcttcttggttcttcaacattactcgaaatcttcgtcacttccaataactccaatgattccaaaggttgtaagtttagcatcatcgttgttgaaaatccgtagccataacaatgagaaaacaagaattctcaatcattgttatacagtgtcatagtattattatacattatcaaagttcaattgtatcacaacttcgacaacaatattatggtgatatgtatcactcccccttagtcaatactccatctcacatggaaaccactcccccttacataatgatccgaaaaccatatgtatttgtagtgtgaactacacattaattatctccctttttgtcaataaaattggcaaaggtacgaaaaaagGATCCTAATGGAATTtctatagagacatttcatgatcaaaagaacgcacatatcaacttatttagatgcaatcatatatccgaagctaaatgcttccatcaaagagtttataaagatacaagataacccctataaaattccacaaccacgctccccacaaagatttggcaattaagcacgagttcaattaagaactctcccccataatatgtcattcctgaaagaacaacaagagcgaccttaacttcataagaaaagaaggatttctttggacataaaaaatcacatacgaatatgaatttgaatccaaaaatattcaattagattaaccacaagagaaaccatgattaatctaatcggaatcgctcgacataagagaacttacggagctgcacagtatatacataaaatatggatcagggaagatcaatactgcggaatagacaaggattcattgtattttccatcactattttcacaatgaaatacaatagacataatcctcgtaaacaaaaattcatcctattttccatcaatatttgcatatgacATATCGATACAtgcattcttttatcaatacatgcatatcgatatacgaaagacttaactttttacAAGGTATggtacaatcatagttcacggacgcaaaaacacatatcccataacaaattgcaatatataaaaccataaagattaatactgcaaaaatcatattttatcaatctttttttcgcacggatttaaaCCAAGAGCGGTTACCAAAGGCGTATTAAAAGATTTTctcaacaaagaagaacatacaaagtcattaaagaccatgcatcatagttcacataagatgattgtgaacattcaagaatatcATAGCAATGCatactacttcccattcttgaacttccttctttgtgattcacaaacatcgttcttgtaaaagctacaattgAGCTTAGAATAGAATTACTCcacgaatccaagtgcccaaattcaacagaagaagaacaaatgcgACGAAAcgaagcaaaacactcaaaaacaatatACGGGACAAGGACTAAcctcaactcatccaaatttaggatttctcatcatcattttGAAGAGAactcaaagaggaagataatgcaaaaataatgaggtcattccgagttcggacgaagaagttacggccaaaaataATTTACAGAATTCGACGTCAAGTACTTGTTAGTCCAAAAGATCAAATTCGAATTGAGTTGGTTTAGCCAAAAGCCGGTTAACTGTTTGAAGGCTCGGTCCATTGGATTTACTAGGTTATGGTTAGTAAAAGTGCACATATATCGTCCATTGTGTAGGAAGTACTCGGGTCCATTAATAATAGACTTGAAACTATTAGCATAAGGACCAAATACATTTTTAACCCTAAAATTGGAAATTTTATCATCCAATTTTAGTGATCTTCTGACAACCGTGTCctatgatgatgaagatttcaCAGAAGCTTTATCAGTAGGTTTCTCAAAATATAAGAAAATTTCAAGATAATCCAACGGCTAGATAAAAATACATTCATGAAGCCGTATGGATGTTACAGTTAACGTTTTTGTGGACACAACAGGAAATATTACGTACTTTGGAGTACTTTGGATGGTTGGATCTTTATGAAATTTTATAGTATCTCAATGAGGACATTACATACTACATACCAGAAATAAAGAATAATTCAGCGGTTCGGATTCTTAAAAACTTAGGCTGTGTTTGATAGGGTTTTGTAAATCTGTTTTCCGTTTTCAATGAAAACGCTAAAACAACGAGTTAGGTAGCTGTATTTTTGGAAAACCTTTTCACCTGTTTTTTGTTTTGGAAAacagaaaaaatgaaaaagactatttatcattttctttgttttcatttttttcttctaaaacgaaCAGAGTAAAACCAAAGGATTTCCCGAAGACTATTAGTTAATAGATAGGATAGATCAGGTGTGACGGTTGGATGGATTTTTGGGCATCATCTACCGTTTTTCAATACTACGTTGGGGAACAATATTGCTGGTGTTTGGGTCTTGAATTGAGTTTTAGTTCAGCCGGGAAAACAACCAAGATGTGAGATTTTGCTGATGCTACCATGATTAATATGGTTGTGTTTTTTAATGTGTTAGATTTTACATATGATTGGAAATGTTTGGAGTACCCAATACGATTGTGCAGGTGGAAATGAAGCAACATAAGCGGTAAAAGGCAACAGTAAAATGGCATTTCTTCACCGATGCCAATAACCTATTCGATAAAATCcctacaagaagaagaaaaatgacttCTTACTGTTTTCTTTGCACGTCTTTACAAATTTTGTTTGGTGAATTTATGAAGGTGGTTCACATTTGTGCATCAGAAACTTGGTAGAGTATTGACTAGCTAGTGATACTTTGTTGAAAATTGATCATCAGAAACTATATTTGAATACAGTCATACCGAACAATTTTTAGAAAAGGAAAACAATGAAAAGGGGCCTGTTTTAAAAACAATAGAATCtatttttgaatttattttttttgaaaatggtaCCAAACAGGCCCTTAGGCTTTTCGACCCtgttataaattagggttttctgaacGTAGACAGTTCCATTAAAATCAGGTTTTGGAGATCGCATCATATTCCGATTTGATTGAAATTTGAAAGTATTAATTAATACCTAATTAGATTGATCatattaaaatttcatgaacATCTAACGGTTAAATCTCTATGTTTGATAGTCATATATTCGTGGAACCCTAATATATATACTATAAAAATGAAATTCTTTTGTTAAGGGGGAATACCTGGTAACACATCAATAATATGAAAAAAATAAGATCAAAACCAGGCTAATCTTCAAGAAGTAATCAGTCATCGGTatcaaatggaataataaataaATTGCATAGTTGATATCGAATGGAATAATATAAAAAATTACACAGTTGATAGAGTCGTGTTGATAACGTGTTGAAGTAGAAACATAATATGGAAGAACAGAAAAAGACAAACTCTTCTTGGTTCTAGATGAGTTACTTGGTTTAaggttctatatatatatatatatatatatatatatatatgttatgagATAAACCCCGTTTATATCTATATGGGACGCACATACATTGGCTCAAAGCCCTACAACATTTTTCactttttgatttgaatgaaattatttttacaaaaattcattataaaaaatgaaaaaaattcaaaCCCAAGACTACCAAATAAACTTAGAATTTGCTAAAATGAAATAGCGTATTACTGGGTATTCGACGGACCAAAACCTTTTTGGACCCGTTAAAATTTATGTTCATTCGGGTGATGCCTATCGGGACCTAAATTGCTAATAGGTCCAATCTAAGGACCCGAAACCGAACCTGAACTCCATCGGATTCGGTTTCGGTTTTGGAACAACGGTACTCATTGACAGCCGCTTGTAACCGGTTCCAACCATTGATAATGAACGTGTGACATGTAACCCCGTAACCGGTTCCATTTTCAACCATTGATATCGAACCATTGACATGTAACCTCATCACCGGTTTCAATTTCAACCGTTCAGTAATTTCCGATTTACGGTAGCTTTATTTCTCATTGATAATCCAGAATTGTTATGGGCCTTATAATAGTCAAACAAGCCCAAAGGTATTTAGCAGCAATTAAAAAAGTAAAGTATAATAAAACCGCAACTCTCTCTTTCTGATCGGTATTACTCTTTtttaagtttcttcttcttcttcgaatttgGTCTCTGGAGTTTCGTATAAGATTTCCAGTGAAATTTCAAATCCAGGTAAGAAATTTCGAATTTCAATTTTTCCATCTTGATCTATTGTTCAGCTCATTACGTATGTGAATCAGATCTTGGATCTTAGACTCTTAAAATTAGGGCATTTTTTGGGTCTGTTTTGATCTAGTTTAGGGTTTCCTTTCCATGTGATATTTCTCTGTAATTATGTCTGGTTAATAGAATATGTGttaaaaaaaacttgggtttctGTTATAATTGTGGGATTTTGGTATGTTTTGATCTAGTTTTAAGGTCTTTGAAATCGACCTTTCTAGTTATTAAGTCACGAATAGACATAGTTTCTTCAGTAAATCTGGATTGGGGAAGTTCAGTTTTGAAGCTTAAGATTGAATGTTAGCCTATTTTCGGATTGTAATTTTGAATTTCTGGATTAGGTTTCAGATTTGAGCTTGAACTGATTTGTGAAGGGATAAATTCGAGTGTCTGGACAGAATTGCGTAGGTGAAATAGCGAAACCATTTGTTGTTATCTAGATTAAGCTACAATTTTTTGATATTTGTTGTTTAAGGTGTTTTGTGTTGTGTGTATGTGTGTTCAGGAAAGAAAGAACTGAGTTTTTGTTATTTGTTTCTAGATATATATAGGTGAAAAGGAAAATGCCGTCTCAGAAAATTGAATCAGGACATCAGGACACTGTTCACGATGTGGTTATGGATTACTATGGGAAGCGCATAGCTACTGCATCGTCTGATACTACTATTAAGATAATTGGTGTCAGTAATAATGCTTCGCAGCCTCTTGCTACTTTGACTGGTCACCAAGGTCCTGTATGGCAGGTTGCGTGGGCACATCCTAAATTTGGTTCTCTTTTAGCGTCTTGTTCTTATGATGGAAAAGTGATTATTTGGAAAGAAGGTAACCAGAATGAATGGAGTCAAGCTCATGTTTTTAGTGACCATAAATCTTCTGTGAATTCAATCGCTTGGGCTCCTCATGAACTTGGTCTTTGTTTGGCTTGTGGGTCTTCGGATGGAAATATCTCGGTTTTTTCTGCTAGGAATGATGGTGGTTGGGAGACGACTAAGATTGATCAAGCACACCCTGTGGGCGTAACTTCAGTTTCTTGGGCTCCAGCGACAGCTCCTGGAGCTCTAGTGGGATCTGCTGCTCTTGATCCTGTTCAGAAGCTTGTTTCTGGTGGTTGTGATAATACTGTGAAGGTCTGGAAACTTTACAATGGAACATGGAAGATGGATTGCTTCCCGGCTCTTCAGATGCACAGGGATTGGGTGAGGGATGTGTCTTGGGCACCAAATCTAGgacttccaaaatcaactattgcaagtTGTTCACAGGATGGAACTGTTATTATATGGACTGTTGCAAAGGAAGGAGACCAGTGGGAAGGTAAAGTGTTGCAGGATTTTAATACTCCTGTATGGAGGGTTTCGTGGTCTCTTACTGGTGATATTTTGGCTGTGGCTGATGGTAACAACAATGTTACCCTGTGGAAAGAAGCAGTGGACGGAGAATGGCAGCAGGTGACAACAGTACAGCCCCAGTAATTCACGTTCTAAATTTTCATTGGTAGCTTATTATATATCGTCTTGGGCTGTTTTTTGTGTCTTTCTTCCTCTTACCCTTTTGTAGAACTTCTATTCTTGTTATTTTTCTCCAGTGATTATACATTTCCGAATAGTGATGTTCAATTTGAAACTCCAAGATTTCAAGGGTTTTATAGAATTGAAGTTGATGAACTAATTGCTTTCTTTTTCATTCAAATGCAACACTTCTGTTATCTGAGTTTGAACCATGGCAGTGTTTATCACTGACAACTTGACACAAACACTGTTCTGATGAATACACTTCCTCTTTCTTCTCGATTCTGGTTGTAGAGGAGGTTTGAGAAGTGATTTTTAAATTGCTTGGAAAAATTTGATAACCTTTTTATGGTTTGTAACTTGCAGCTTGActgaaaaaaaaatagtaaatcaGTAACAGCAGAAGTGGATTAAGCCAATAATCTTGCATTGAGCAGGGTTGCAACTAGCAATGCAGTTTTTAACAGCCCTGGGTTACTGGGTAGATGTGCTATGTTTTTGTTGGTTCGATTTGAAGTTGTAAAGTTAACCCATGTTGAGCTTTTCAATTAGTACCTGTTAGCTAAAACAGTACTCAATTCTTTAGTCTTTTATTCCCCTTTACTTGGCATGATCTCTACAAAAGACTACAGGTTTGAAATTTAATTCTTATATCCATTTTACTTTGACATGATCCCTGGAGGTTGTAAGACTCGGGCAGAACATTTGCCAGGAAACAATGTACACAAATATGAATCAATCATCGATTCAGTGGTGATATTGATGCAATCTAATAGACTATCTAGTTTAAGAtacaaactccaacaaaaatcATGCCTCAATAACTTCTCTATAAGAACATGAATGAATGACAATTTCACAGTTCATCCATCTGCCAAATAACGGCTTGCTGTGATTTCACCATTATCGGAAGACAATACTTGGGGACCAATTTCAAAATACGTTCGTAAAATTCCTGTTCCTGCAGCAGTTCACTGAGTCCTCCCTCTTTATCAGTCTCTCCCTCTGTAAATGATAGTCGTATAGCTATTTAACGTGTACATATTCGATAAGATGCCGATCAAGCTCAAAATGACGGCACAGGAATTTCTGCAATCagaaaaaataaccaaaaatcaGTCAACCAGATACCTCATCCCAAGTTTCCAACTACATCGGTTGCATCCTCAGATTAGATTCTATCAGATAAACCACGAGTACAGGTATCAGATTTGTACAAGAACAGACAAGA
This window encodes:
- the LOC113341448 gene encoding protein transport protein SEC13 homolog B-like is translated as MPSQKIESGHQDTVHDVVMDYYGKRIATASSDTTIKIIGVSNNASQPLATLTGHQGPVWQVAWAHPKFGSLLASCSYDGKVIIWKEGNQNEWSQAHVFSDHKSSVNSIAWAPHELGLCLACGSSDGNISVFSARNDGGWETTKIDQAHPVGVTSVSWAPATAPGALVGSAALDPVQKLVSGGCDNTVKVWKLYNGTWKMDCFPALQMHRDWVRDVSWAPNLGLPKSTIASCSQDGTVIIWTVAKEGDQWEGKVLQDFNTPVWRVSWSLTGDILAVADGNNNVTLWKEAVDGEWQQVTTVQPQ